The segment AAAATATATACAATAGAAATTCAACCCCAAAGGAAAAATACTCGTTGCAGAGATACCAAACACAGGACGGTTCACACTCTGAAACCGGTACACCGACCTCGAAATGAACATGACAAACAGGCCATTCGTAATATTCTATACGTGCCTACTTCTGTTCGCCACCGTAACACCCGCGGCGACAGTCGCACAGACATCGGGTAATCAATTCGTCATTCAAAGTGTCACGTACGCGGGGGCGGGCGTTGCCGAGACTGGCGAGAACAATACATATCTCTGGCAGTCAGAGCCGCACAATCTGACAGTGAACGTCTACACCGGAAATCGTTCCGGTAATTACAACGTCTGCACAGGATACCGAGCGCCAGAAAACAACACCACGGATACGGTCGCGTGCAAAGATGTGTCGTTCAGTTCTAATTCGACACAGCGCGTCAACTTCACGTTCGGCTCAGCTCCGAATATGAGCGGCGAGCGGATTGCGACTGTCACTGTAGAGGACGGCGGAAACGTTGTCGCACGGGAGACGATGCCGGTATATATCATGTCGAAGTCCGGTGACGAGGACGACGACGGACTGCTAAACGAGAGGGAAATAGAGCTCGGAACCAACGCCACGGCCTCCGATTCCGATAAGGACGGCCTCGGTGACGGCGAAGAAATAAACACGTACGAAACCAACCCGGCAAAGGCGGATACGGACGACGATGGGCTTCGAGACGCAGAGGAGATACAGCTAGGGACGGATCCGAACCGCCCCGACACTGATGCCGACGGATTGCTCGACGGGCGAGAACGGGAAGTCGGAACGAACGCGAGCGCCGCAGATACCGACAATGACGGGCTAACTGACGTTGCGGAGCTAAACGTCAGTACCGACCCGACGAAACCTGACACGGACGGCGATGGTCTGAGCGATGCCAAAGAACTTGAGGCGAGAACGGATCCGGCCGAAGCGGACACCGACGGCGACGGACTCGATGACGGGGAGGAAAAAGAACTGGGGACAGACCCGCTCGCGGCGGATTCGGACGGTGATGGCCTGAACGATGGGAAAGAGGTCGAAATCGGTACAGACCCACTCGACGGAGATACCGACGATGACGGACTCGGCGACGGGTTCGAGCATCGATTCGGAACGAATCCGAAAAGCCCTATCATCGCAGGCGGGTTGTATCTCGTCTTGCTGAGCCTACTCATCGGCGGTGCGGTGCTGTTCCAACGAAATGGGACGGAGTGGCTCTCCGGAGCACTTGACGGCGAAGAGGTAGAACCGAAGTCGGAACAGACACAAACCAACGACGTGGTGACCGACGCCGACCGCGTCCTCTCTCTCCTGCGAGAGAACGGGGGTCGACTTCCACAGAGCGACATAATCGAAAAAACCGGGTGGTCGAAGTCGAAAGTGAGCCGACTGCTATCGAAGATGGAAGACAAACAGCAGATCAGCAAAATCAACATCGGTCGGAAGAACATCGTCATCCTCTATGGACAGGAACCAGGGAATATGGGTTCTTCGACGGGAGAAAAACAATAAATATCGTTTCGAGCTCTAATTTTCCTAAATTGTAGACAGTACCAAACCCCATAGCTGTTGTTTTAACTACATTAAAACTCAATGAAACAGTGCTGAGAGGTCGGGAATATGGTTTACAGCCCTGCTAAGGAACCCCCTTAATCAGTCTATAGTAATGGGGTTAGGGTGAAATGTCGAAGACAAGAGCCAGTCGTCGCCCCGGCAGTCGGGTCGGTGCGACGCGGCTACAGGACACACCCATGAACCACCCAACTAGCAACGGACGTGCGGCGGCTCGCTCCGGAACGGCTCGCCCAATCACGAGGCAAGTCGTCCCGAAAACACATGACGAGCAGACCGCAGTTCAAACGGAGGAGACGTAGATGTGTGGAATTATCGCGCGCATCGGCGAAGGTGACGCGATTACGAAGCTCGTCACGGGCCTCGAAAATCTGGAGTACCGAGGCTACGACTCGGCTGGCGTCGCCGTCCAGAACGGCTCCGGAATTTCGGTCTACAAACGCTCCGGCCAGATTTCGGAACTGAAAGACACCATCGTCGGAAGCGTTCCGAAAGGGAACGTCGGCATCGGCCACACTCGCTGGAGTACCCACGGCCCACCAACCGACGAGAACGCCCACCCTCACACGAGCGAAACCGAAAACGTCGCCGTCGTTCACAACGGCATCATCGAGAACTACACCGAACTCAAAGAACGCCTCGAATCGGAGGGTCACGAGTTTACGAGCGACACCGACACCGAGGTCATTCCGCACCTCTTCGAACAACATCTCGAAGAAGAGGCGACCATCGAGGATGCCTTCCGAAAAACCATCGGTGACCTCGAAGGAAGCTATGCGGTCGCCGCACTCGTCGATGGCGTTCACGCCATCTACGCGGCCCGACAAGGCTCGCCGCTCATCCTCGGACTGGACAACGACGAATATTATCTGGCAAGCGACGTTCCCGCCTTCCTCGACCACACCGACAGAGTGGTCTACTTCGAGGACGGCGACGTCGCCATCCTCGAACCGAACGGCGTCACCATGACCGACCTCGAAGGTAACATGGTCAACCGCGACGTCGAACATATCGACTGGAACCCGGAAGACGCTGGAAAGGGTGGCTACGAGCATTACATGCTCAAGGAGATACACACCCAGCCGAACGCCCTCTCGAACACCATCGAGGGCCGCGTACAGGATGGGGAAATCAATCTCGAAGAGTTCCCCAAAGGCACGTTCAGCGGCATCGACGACGTTCATTTCGTCGCCTGCGGCACTTCGTACCACGCCGCGCTGTACGGCCAGCAGATGCTCAACCGAGCGGGAATCCGAGCACAGGCGTTCCGCGCCAGCGAGTACGTCGATTCCAACCCCGGGCCGGTTTCCGAAAGCACACTCACCATCGCGGTTACACAGAGTGGCGAAACGGCGGACACTCTCGGTGCGCTCAAACAAGCGAAATCGCAGGGCGCTCACGTCGTCACTGTGACGAACGTGATGGGTTCGACGGCGGCCCGCGAGGCCGACGACGCGCTGTTCATTCGGGCTGGGCCGGAAATCGGTGTCGCCGCGACGAAGACGTTCTCCTCGCAGGCAGTGACGCTCTCCATGCTCGCCATTCGCCTCGCCGAGGACATCGAAACTGCAACCCCACCGGAGGATAAAGCTGACCTCCTCCAAAGTCTGAAAGCACTACCGGAGAACGTCGAGAAGGTACTCGACTCCACGGAAGGGAAACGTATCGCCAGCCGGTACACCGGGAGCGAGTCGTTCTTCTTCATCGGCAGAGGGTTGAACAACGCCGTCGCGAAAGAAGGCGCGCTGAAGTTCAAGGAAATCACATACGAACACGCCGAAGGATTCGCCTCCGGCGAATTGAAACACGGGCCGCTGGCACTCGTAACGCCGGACACACCGATATTCGCGCTGTTCAACGGTGAGAACGACAAGAAAACATTGCAAAACGCAGAGGAAGCGCAGGCACGTGGTGCGCCAATCGTCGCAGTGGCGAGCAAAAACCACGCGTCGGCGGATATCGCGGATTCGTTCCTCGAAATTCCCGAGACGCACCCAATGTGGTCGGGACTGCTGGCGAACGTCCAACTCCAGTTGGTGTCCTACCACGCCGCCCGAAACCTCGGACGGCCTATCGACAAGCCGCGAAATCTGGCAAAGAGTGTGACCGTCGAATAACCGCGAAAGGCGGAGTCGAGTAACCGGCATGGGTGGTCGCCGGGTGCTTTTTATAGGAGTGGCAGTTTTCGAAATTCACGGGCACGAACCAGTGCGAGCACTGTTTTGCACAACGAAGTCAAGCATACATATAAAATCCTATTGCATAATATAACGTCATACACAGCATGAATAATTATTTAAGATAGAGAACGGTCACCTCGTCGCTGCTCAAAATAGTCATGCTAAATACTAGCATGGAATTGAGAAAAACAGAACATCCCGGAAAAGAAAATAAATTCAGACATGTGATTTTGCCTGAAAGTGCCGGTTTCGACCGAGCCGAAAATTATTACTAACCAGAGGCCGTAGTAAGAAACGTCCCGTCGTCGCCGTGGCAGTCGCCGACAGGGACGCTGTCATCCACTTCCTTCTGCGCAACGTATTCGAGAGCACTGAACGGTACGTATCAACTAAAATTCGATTCGGAACCAAAACGTCGGTCGTTGTGTGGAAATGGGCAAAAAGACAGTACAAAGCGCGAGAGTCGGAGATTAAGACAGCTACTCCATGTAGTCTGCGACGAACGCATCCGCCGTTTCGAACACTTCATTCGCCGCCGCCGGGTCGCGGGCCTCCGCCGCGATGCGAACCAGCGGTTGCGTTCCGCTGGCGCGAATCAGGAACCAGCCTTCGTCCAGTGAAACGCGCACGCCGTCAATGGTGTTGGCGTCGTCGTACCGCTCGGTTACCGATTCCGAGAGGGCGGCCATCAGACCGACTTTGTCCTCTACTTCGATGTTCTTCCGTCGAATCGGATATTCACCGACATCGGCGGCGAGTTCCGACAGCGACCCCGTTTCGGCGACGAGTTCCGCGAGTCGGCAAGCCGCGAGCGAGCCGTCCGGACAGAGCGTCTGGTCGGGCCAAATCCACGCACCAGACTGCTCGCCCCCGAAGACGACGCCCGGTTCGGTCGCGCGCTCGGCGACGTACACGTCGCCGACTTGGGTTCGAACCACGTCGGCACCCTGCTCCGCAAGCACGTCCTCGACGATGAGGCTGGTGTCCACCGGTGTCGCAATCGTCTCGCCTCCACCCGTCCGCTGACGAGCGAACAGCGTGAGCAAAACGTCGCCCGGAAGGAACTCGCCGTTTTCGTCCACGGCCATCATACGGTCTGCATCGCCATCGTGGGCAATACCGAGGTCTGCGCCGGTTGCAATGACGTGGTCGCAGAGCGATTGACAGTTCTCCGAAGTGGGTTCGCTCGGCCGTGCCGGGAATCGGCCGTCGGGCTGTCCGTTCAGCGTCTCCACGTCACAACCGAGTTCGTAGAGTGCGTCGGCGGTTGCTCCGCCTGCACCATTTCCAACGTCTACGACGACGGAGAGGTCTGCCGGTTCGACGGCATCGACGAGGGTTTCGACGTGTCGGTCGTGTGCGCCGTCCCAGTGCGTTTTGTCGCCGGTTTCGTCCCATCCAGCGAGGTTGAAGTCCTCTTCCTCGATTCTGCGGGTGACTTCCTCGCGCTGGTCTGCGTCGAACGCCTGTCCGGACGGATTCCAGAGTTTGATGCCGTTGTCCGTCTCAGGGTTGTGAGACGCGGTAATCGAGACGCCTGCATCGGCGTGCTGCCATTCGACGCTCCGGGCAACCGTGGGCGTTGCGGCGAGGCCGAGATGTACGACATCAGTTCCGCACTCTCGCAAGCCAGCCGAAAGCGCATCCGAAAGAAATCGTCCGCTATCACGAGGGTCACGCCCGACGACGACGCGCTCTACGCCCGTCGAAGCGAGTGCGCGACCGACCGCCAGCGCGAGGTCACCCGTGACGACTTCACCGACAGGTCCGCGGATTCCGCTGGTACCGAACATTGGTCGTATGTCATCCGGGGCGGGCAAAAGGGTTGCTTTCGTGCGAAAATTACGCACGCTCGGTTCCGCGAGGAACGTTCGCTAGCCGTCAGAAAATCACACCGGTTGCGGACCGTGTTCCGGCACCTCGACCGGTTTCATTGGTTCGTCGACGCGGAACACCATCGCGCCCTCGTTCTCGTAGACGAGATGGTAGCGGTCGGAGTCAACGAGATGGCCGCGCATCCACGGCTTTTGGTATTCGTCGATACCGCGCACCGTGTAATGGCCCTTCGGCACGTAGATGTAGTTCGGGTCAACGTCGTTCCCTATCATTTTCTTCGTCAGACAGGCCTTTCCGGGACAACGCGACATGCGCTTGTACAAGCCGAGATGATGCCGATAGTTGTCGTGACCTTCCCACTCAACGCCCCACGGGCCGACGAGAATCGGACGGTCGGTCATGAGCGGGAACCACTCGGCGGCGTCACCGAGAACGACGAATTCGGAGCCGGATGCGGTGTTTTCCTGCACCCACTCCATCGTCGCCATGTCGTCGTCGTCCATGAACGCCGGTTGTGTGGTGCTGTCGTGATGGGAGTTAAGACCACTTGCGGCGAACGAGACGCCGACGCTGGAAACAATCAGCACGATGACCATGACGACGACCAATGGTGCCGACCGAGAGTAGCGCGTCCGCGCCGACAAATTTCGAACCCGCGGGACGATGACCTCGAAGACCAGAATGGACAGCATCATCGCTCCGGCGGGGAACTGGAAGCGTAGTTTGCCGAGCATGAACGCCGCGGCCACCAGCCACAGTGGAAGGAACGGCCGCCGCTTTGCGACCAGATACACTGCCCCCGCAAACGACCCGATGAAGAAAATGACGGGGAGTTCCGGGTCGAGCGAGTAGACGAACTGGTTGAGGAGACGGCCCATGCCGCCGCCAAGACCAGTGTGGGTTCCGGACGCCGCCGTGAAAATTCCTGCACCGTGCGTGGCGACGATTTGGAGCCACCAAGGCGAGGCCAACAGGATACCACCGCTAGCGACGATGGCCCCGCGGACGAGGCCGCGCGGCGTTCGACTGAAGCAGGCGAACATGACGAGATACGTCGTTCCGAAAAAGACGGTGTACACTGGATGCGTGAGAATCGTCATCCCGAACAACACGGTCGAAGAGACGAGCCATTTCGTTTCTCCGGTTTTGAACATCCTTATACCGGTGTACGCGCCGGTCAGGGCGAAGAGGAACGCTGGTGCCCGCACGACGCCACCCGCCGAAAGATGCCATTGGAGGACAGGGGGGGTCACCGCGAGGACGACCGTCGCAAAGCCTGCCCGCGGCGTTGATTCGAGCACCTCGCGTGCAAGATAGTAGAACGGAATGAGATACAACACCGTCACGAATCCGGGGAGCAGTCGGCTCAGCGTAATCGGGTCAACACCCGTTACGTCCATTATTACAGCCGAAACGTAGTACATCAACGGCGGATAGGCGAACGGAATGCCATCGCGCGTGTAGAGCGGAATGCGCTCCGGGAGTCCGTAGCCGTGGGCGCTGATTTCTTCGGCAATCTGGAGATACAACCCGGCACCGTAAGCAGGATAGGGATGTGTTGTCAGGTAGACGAAGTGAACGAGCAGTGCGGTTCCTATCGCCGTCGCGAGCCACGCTCGCTCGTCACTGGCCAGTTCGGTCAGCTTGGCTGTGAGACTCCACTCTCGTCGTTCAGTAATACCGTGCGACATCAGAGATCTCCCCGTTTCACGGTTTGACCCGCAGTTCGTCCATACATGGTCATCCCCTCCGCTCGATGTGAACCGTCCACGGGATAGTGAGCGACCGAGACGACCAGCGCCATTCGGTGACTGCCCACGCCAGCAACCCAAAAACGAGTGCAAGGAGAGCAAACACTTCGGTCGAACCCATCCACGCAGGCAGAACGTACATGAATCCATTCATGTAGCGTCCCGGGACGATATTCTTTATCTCTATCCAGGCGCTTCCAACTATACTTTCTTTCTGGCCGTTTTGCTTACCAGTATCAACTGCGCTACTTTCGCCCGTGGATTTCGAAACGAGGCCGAGCGCGCTGGCACTCTGGCCACCTGAACTCTCGTCACCGGTTTCGAGACGCTCCGCTTCGTACGGGAACGCAATATCGACCGACCAGACGACGTCTCCCTGTTGATTTACCTCAAAGACCCGATTGCCGTTCGAGTCCGTGATGAGGGTATGACCGTTCGGAAGGCGATCTGCATCACGAGGCCACTGCATCTGCGCGTCTTGCCACATCCACGTCCGATTCCACTCGCCGTTTTCGCGTTGGTACTCGACCACGCGATTGCTCTCGGAGTCACCGATGAGAACGGCAGGGCCGCCCTGCGATTCGGGAATGTAATCGGGGTTGTGCTGTTCGTAGATGATGTCGTGTTGGTCGTCGGTTCCGAGCGTCCAGTTCTCGACTAAACCGGTTTCACGGTCGAGGAAGGCGATCTGGTCGTGATTGCGAAGGCTAACCATCAACCGACCGTCTTCGAGGACTTCCACATCGTTGATATGCGTCCAATCCTCGGGATACGGCCCGCCGCTGTTCGTCGGTTCGAAGTCGTTTTGGGCCTCCCACGACCACTCAAGCAGCCCCGTCGTCGTGTTGACGACGAAAACCCGGTCTTGAGCAATATCGGCGATGGCGTAGGTCGAGTCGTTGATTCGGTCGCCGTCGTGCCATCGAGTCGAGTGTTTTCCGGGTGTGATGCGACTGTAAACGTCGGTTACCGCCCCCGTAGAGAGGTTGACGCGCTCGACTCCGTTTCGAGTACAAACCTCGGTGCCACACTCCGACTTGTTCAGGTGGTCGGCGTAAAGGAACTCGACGGTCGTCTCTGTCCCCTCTACCGGGTCAACGTCCCAATAGCGCGTGTGCGAGTCATTGTAGTAGAGAACAGTCCCGTTCGAATTGAACGCCACCAGTTCGGCGCGAGCGCGGGGGCCGTCGCCCGCTTTGCCGAACCACGTGTTCGAGTCGGTCGCAATGACGGTGATGTTGTTCGTCTGCGGTGCGATTTGCTTGCCGTCGCCAGTCGAAATGTTCGCTTGGCGAATCTGTTCGTCGGTCTGTCCAACCGATGAGCTTGCGGCTCCGTTCGCCAGAGCGAGAACCGAGAGGACGACGAGGGAAGCAAAGACAAGGCGGACCAGCTTCCGGGCAGACATCTTTAACATAGAGTATACGTAGCTACTTTTTATTATCGCGTCGCTAAGCCGTTCAGATACCGTTTGAACATTCCGTGAACGATATAATAGCGTCCTGATGGGGCAGAAGAACCATGAAACGGTAATCGAAAGTACACATATGATAAAATATATCACAATATACTTAATTTTGCGGAAGTATCGCTACCATGGGAACAGGTTACAAAAGACATGGTCAATGCTGAAGGGGAGTGTTATTAAGTTCTGTATAATAAAACGAAAAGGGACGCTCTCCAGAGATAGTAACTACCGGTATCGTCCGCGCGGAACCTTCGGAACCACGGCCGCCCCAGACAATCCGCTACCAGCGTGATACGTACGCAAAAATATGCCATCAAAACAGGACTTCAACGCTTCCGATACCCTCCCAACCATCCCGAAAACAGGACGACGAGAGCTGCTCGCCGCCGTCGGGATGACGCTCGGAAGTGGCTGTATCGACGAAGCTCAGTCGCTCGTGAGTCGTGACGGCGCGACACAGGTAACGTTCTCTATAAAGACCCTTCCTGCTGATGCAGACCCGCGAGCGATTCGTATTGCCCGATTTTTAGCGAAACGGCTGAACGAAGTCGGTGTTGCGGCGCGGGTCGTTCCGATGGAACGCGTCGAACTGCTTCGAGACATCCTCATCGACCACACGTTCGACTGCTACGTTGCATGTCATCCCGGCTTCGACGACCCAGACACGCTTAGAACGCTGTTACATTCTCGATTCGACATGGGGACAGGGTGGCAGAATCCATTCGGCTACGCGAACCTCGGCATGGACGAGCTGCTGATGGCCCAGAAACGACAGAGTGGACGCCAACGAACCAAAACAGTAGAACAAATTCAACACTCGATAGCCCGCAACCAGCCGTTTACTACCGTCGCGTTTCCAGACGATATTCGAGCAACTAGAACCGACAGGTTCGACGGCTGGGCGAAAATTAAGCGACCACATTCAGTTCACGGCTATCTCTCGCTCAAAACAACGGACGGGGAGAGTACGCTTCGAATGACGACACAAGACTCCCGTCCGACGGAGAATCTCAATCCGCTCGCGCCGGAGTTCAGAAACGATGGAACGATAGTCGACTTGCTGTACGACTCCATGGGACGCTGGATAGACGGTGAAATCTGTCCATGGCTCGCTCGCGCGTGGGAGTGGCAGTCCCCGAAAAATTCACCCGAAGGGGAACCAGTCGCAACAGTTCACCTCAGGGACGACCTCTGGTGGCACGACGAGGAAGCACTCACTGCAAAAGACGTTGCGTTTACCTATCGATTTCTCAACGACACGGCACTCGGAACGCTCGAAAGTCCGGTTCCGTCGCCACGGTTCCGTGGTGCCGCCACGTTAGTAAAGTCCGCAACGGCGATAAATGAGCAGACGGTTCGCGTTCGATTCAATTCGGCAAGTCGAGCAGTCGCAGCTCGCGCATTTTCGGCACCCGTTCTTCCGAAGCACGTGTGGGAGGAACGGCATAAAAAGGCAGATATTGTGTTCGGAAGCGACACAACCGCCACAAGAGCACTCGTCTGGGACAACCTGCGACCAGTTGGGAGCGGTGCATTTCAGTTTTCGAGCGCGGAAGCAGGAGAACACCTGACCCTCGAACGATTCGACCAGCATTTTCTCCGGCGTACCGACACCGACTACGAAACGATGGACGCTAACGACGTCTCGACATCGAACTTAGAACACGCGCAACGATACGCGGGAGGACCGCAGTTCGAGCGACTACGGTTCATCGTCGTTCCGTCGGGAGCGGCCGCAACGCAAGTCGTCTTGAACGATGATGCCGACGCGACGGCAACCGGAGTGTCCGCGAACGACGTGCGCACCATCGGACGCGACGAAAACGTCCAACTACACGTTGACGAGTCGCCGTCGATGTATCACGTCGGTTTCAATGTCCGAAAAACACCGTTCAGTAACGTCCGATTCCGCAGAGCAGTGGCACAACTACTGGACAAAAAACACATCGTCGATACGGTGTTCGACGGCTACGCGGAACCAGCGGCAAGCCCCTTGGCCCGGCACGACTCCCTCGCAGAAGACCTTCGATGGTCCGAAGTAGACCCCGAGCTTCCGTTCCCGGGAACGGACGGCACCCTCAACAGAGCAAAGGCAAAAACCACATTCGAGAACGCGGGCTTTCGGTACACGAACGATGGAAAGCTCCTCCGACGGTGACGAAACTACGATGAAAAAGGCAAAGCGTGGGATGGGCTGGCTCGAAAAAAGCGGGAGTGAGAGGGACGAGTTCGAAAAACGAAAGACCAAGAATCGGAAAGCCACAGAGTCGGCGAGAAAAACGGTGAAGCCGTGAATTTAGCCGAAATTGCGGGCAAAGTTTTCGTCGGCGCAAGCATACTGCTCGGTATCGCGACGATGCTGTTCGTCGGACGGGAAGGTCTTGAGCGCGCGCGCGAACAGTTTCGAGAGCGTATTATTTCCGTGTACCCGTATCTTGTCCTGCTCATCGGCGTCCTCGGAGTGAACAAAGTAGCCCGCGAGTTCGGTCCCGAGCTTTCGTGGCTCATCGACTGGAACATTACTGGGCTGATTCATGCCATCGAAGGCGACTTCGTCGGTAAGATACAGGCGATTGCGACGCCGGAGTTGACGGCGTATTTCTCGTTTATGTACATCTATGGCTACGTCTTTCTGCTCGTGTTCCCTTTCATCGCATATTTCGCACTGCCGGATGACGGACCACTGAAAGAAACCGCAATCACCTACGCACTGAACTACGGTCTGGGTCTTGTGTGTTACATCCTCTTCATTTCATACGGGCCGCGAAACCTGATTCCGGATGTGGTCAATCCATTGCTCTACTCGACGTATCCTCAGTCGCAGATTCTGACGGGAGAAGTGAACGCGAACACGAACGTCTTCCCCTCCTTGCACACCTCGCTGTCCGTCAGCGCCGCCATACTCGCATACCGAACTCGCGAGGCATATCCCGGTTGGGCGGCCGTTGCGATTCCGACCGCACTGAGCATCCTCATCGCAACGATGTATCTCGGAATCCACTGGGGCACGGACGTAGTTGCAGGGATAGCGCTCGGAATCGTCAGTGTCCTCATCGCTGTACGCTACGTTTCGAACCAAAAGCTCGTACCGATTAACGACGAGTAACAGTAGACCGGCATTGGGTCGGCGAGGTCGGGAGTTACTCTACTTGGGTAGCCTTTGGTGTAGGTTATATGTTATGAAGAGTGCGATATAATGTCGAAGTGGTCGATATTTCACCCGAAAATGATGGTACTCTACTTGACATCGAGACAGGCCCATGACCCATGATAACTAATAACGTTTAGACACACACCACGTTTCCAGTGAAATGGTGTGAGAGGGTAAGGAGGGGTTCCAGATGAAACGGGGGTTGGGTGGGGTGAAATTACTCTGGATTATAGAAAGAAGCATATCAAACTACCCCCGGGCATGAAGCAGACAACCTAATATCAATTTTATAATTCATAACTATAGAAAATTATGTATTCGAAATTATCATAGGGGTAAAAACCGGGGTGAATATCTAGAAAATAATATTTAAATTATTATTATTATTTGTATAGTAATAAATTGGGACGATGAATGCTTATGAAATACTATTGACCAATATCGCACCATATTTCCACTGAAACCAACTGTTGAGTTCCTTCAACGAGTTTGATTTCAGTGGAAACGCGGTGTCTCACCGGCGTTATTCACCATACAAAAGTATCGAGAAGACGCATTTCACCGGAAACACGGTGTCTGACGCGTTCAGACGAAGAAATACGCTCAATCGAATCGAAAGAATTGGTGGCGTTCTGAATATCTATCAGAAATGTAGTGTGAAAAACGGTTAAGACATTCCGGTGAAAGATGGTTAAGACATTCCAGTGAAAGACGGTTGAGCTGTGCCGAGAGACAGTTGAGGCGGTTGTGAAGGCTAGTTAGGCCGCATCGCGTAACGTAAACCGCCACAAAAAGATGAAAGTCGAAGCGTTCGGTTATTTCGAGACCCACACACCACGTTTCCAGTGAAACACGAAGTAAGAGTACCCCGTAACCCTCAGTTCGAGTGCACGTGTCCTTCGGAACCCGTGATAAAATCACGGGTTATTCTGTCGTTTGTGATTAACTTAATGGACTTTAACACATCCGAGCTATAAAATAGCTTTGATGTAGGATCATTTTATGCAAGGGAATTTACATTACTATGCGGCAATATTATCCGCATGACTCACCCCCCACCCCACCTTTTCACCACGTTTCACTGGAAACGTGGTGTGTGTCTCACAACCCAAAATCGACTCTCGTCAATTTTCTAAAGTTTTGTTGACAA is part of the Haladaptatus cibarius D43 genome and harbors:
- a CDS encoding helix-turn-helix transcriptional regulator, with the translated sequence MSGERIATVTVEDGGNVVARETMPVYIMSKSGDEDDDGLLNEREIELGTNATASDSDKDGLGDGEEINTYETNPAKADTDDDGLRDAEEIQLGTDPNRPDTDADGLLDGREREVGTNASAADTDNDGLTDVAELNVSTDPTKPDTDGDGLSDAKELEARTDPAEADTDGDGLDDGEEKELGTDPLAADSDGDGLNDGKEVEIGTDPLDGDTDDDGLGDGFEHRFGTNPKSPIIAGGLYLVLLSLLIGGAVLFQRNGTEWLSGALDGEEVEPKSEQTQTNDVVTDADRVLSLLRENGGRLPQSDIIEKTGWSKSKVSRLLSKMEDKQQISKINIGRKNIVILYGQEPGNMGSSTGEKQ
- the glmS gene encoding glutamine--fructose-6-phosphate transaminase (isomerizing), which produces MCGIIARIGEGDAITKLVTGLENLEYRGYDSAGVAVQNGSGISVYKRSGQISELKDTIVGSVPKGNVGIGHTRWSTHGPPTDENAHPHTSETENVAVVHNGIIENYTELKERLESEGHEFTSDTDTEVIPHLFEQHLEEEATIEDAFRKTIGDLEGSYAVAALVDGVHAIYAARQGSPLILGLDNDEYYLASDVPAFLDHTDRVVYFEDGDVAILEPNGVTMTDLEGNMVNRDVEHIDWNPEDAGKGGYEHYMLKEIHTQPNALSNTIEGRVQDGEINLEEFPKGTFSGIDDVHFVACGTSYHAALYGQQMLNRAGIRAQAFRASEYVDSNPGPVSESTLTIAVTQSGETADTLGALKQAKSQGAHVVTVTNVMGSTAAREADDALFIRAGPEIGVAATKTFSSQAVTLSMLAIRLAEDIETATPPEDKADLLQSLKALPENVEKVLDSTEGKRIASRYTGSESFFFIGRGLNNAVAKEGALKFKEITYEHAEGFASGELKHGPLALVTPDTPIFALFNGENDKKTLQNAEEAQARGAPIVAVASKNHASADIADSFLEIPETHPMWSGLLANVQLQLVSYHAARNLGRPIDKPRNLAKSVTVE
- the glmM gene encoding phosphoglucosamine mutase translates to MFGTSGIRGPVGEVVTGDLALAVGRALASTGVERVVVGRDPRDSGRFLSDALSAGLRECGTDVVHLGLAATPTVARSVEWQHADAGVSITASHNPETDNGIKLWNPSGQAFDADQREEVTRRIEEEDFNLAGWDETGDKTHWDGAHDRHVETLVDAVEPADLSVVVDVGNGAGGATADALYELGCDVETLNGQPDGRFPARPSEPTSENCQSLCDHVIATGADLGIAHDGDADRMMAVDENGEFLPGDVLLTLFARQRTGGGETIATPVDTSLIVEDVLAEQGADVVRTQVGDVYVAERATEPGVVFGGEQSGAWIWPDQTLCPDGSLAACRLAELVAETGSLSELAADVGEYPIRRKNIEVEDKVGLMAALSESVTERYDDANTIDGVRVSLDEGWFLIRASGTQPLVRIAAEARDPAAANEVFETADAFVADYME
- a CDS encoding ArnT family glycosyltransferase; this encodes MSHGITERREWSLTAKLTELASDERAWLATAIGTALLVHFVYLTTHPYPAYGAGLYLQIAEEISAHGYGLPERIPLYTRDGIPFAYPPLMYYVSAVIMDVTGVDPITLSRLLPGFVTVLYLIPFYYLAREVLESTPRAGFATVVLAVTPPVLQWHLSAGGVVRAPAFLFALTGAYTGIRMFKTGETKWLVSSTVLFGMTILTHPVYTVFFGTTYLVMFACFSRTPRGLVRGAIVASGGILLASPWWLQIVATHGAGIFTAASGTHTGLGGGMGRLLNQFVYSLDPELPVIFFIGSFAGAVYLVAKRRPFLPLWLVAAAFMLGKLRFQFPAGAMMLSILVFEVIVPRVRNLSARTRYSRSAPLVVVMVIVLIVSSVGVSFAASGLNSHHDSTTQPAFMDDDDMATMEWVQENTASGSEFVVLGDAAEWFPLMTDRPILVGPWGVEWEGHDNYRHHLGLYKRMSRCPGKACLTKKMIGNDVDPNYIYVPKGHYTVRGIDEYQKPWMRGHLVDSDRYHLVYENEGAMVFRVDEPMKPVEVPEHGPQPV
- a CDS encoding arylsulfotransferase family protein, with product MSARKLVRLVFASLVVLSVLALANGAASSSVGQTDEQIRQANISTGDGKQIAPQTNNITVIATDSNTWFGKAGDGPRARAELVAFNSNGTVLYYNDSHTRYWDVDPVEGTETTVEFLYADHLNKSECGTEVCTRNGVERVNLSTGAVTDVYSRITPGKHSTRWHDGDRINDSTYAIADIAQDRVFVVNTTTGLLEWSWEAQNDFEPTNSGGPYPEDWTHINDVEVLEDGRLMVSLRNHDQIAFLDRETGLVENWTLGTDDQHDIIYEQHNPDYIPESQGGPAVLIGDSESNRVVEYQRENGEWNRTWMWQDAQMQWPRDADRLPNGHTLITDSNGNRVFEVNQQGDVVWSVDIAFPYEAERLETGDESSGGQSASALGLVSKSTGESSAVDTGKQNGQKESIVGSAWIEIKNIVPGRYMNGFMYVLPAWMGSTEVFALLALVFGLLAWAVTEWRWSSRSLTIPWTVHIERRG